A region from the Nostoc sp. HK-01 genome encodes:
- a CDS encoding putative PilT protein, with amino-acid sequence MKILLDTHIFLWFISGDKQLPTDVRNAICNLDNQIYLSVVSIWECIVKYQLGKLPLPESPEIYIPTQRDRHQITNLDLDEGSVTQLASLPLLHKDPFDRMLICQSLQHGLTIATVDSAIRAYNISII; translated from the coding sequence ATGAAAATTCTTCTAGATACTCATATTTTCTTATGGTTTATCAGTGGTGATAAACAGCTACCAACAGATGTTAGAAATGCTATTTGCAATCTAGATAATCAGATTTATCTCAGCGTTGTCTCAATATGGGAGTGTATTGTTAAATATCAATTGGGCAAATTACCATTACCAGAATCTCCTGAAATATATATTCCCACACAACGCGATCGCCATCAAATTACAAACCTTGACTTAGATGAAGGTAGTGTTACTCAACTCGCCAGCTTACCACTATTGCATAAAGATCCCTTTGATAGAATGCTAATCTGTCAGTCTTTACAGCATGGCTTAACGATTGCAACCGTTGATTCAGCAATCCGCGCCTACAATATTAGTATTATTTGA
- a CDS encoding flavin oxidoreductase/NADH oxidase: MAHLFEAFRIREITLRNRIVVSPMCQYSSTNGYANNWHLVHLASRAVGGAGLVFTEAAAIEARGRISPQDLGIWSDEHIEGLVKIVELIHNFGAVAGIQLAHAGRKASTAKPSRGGKALDESQEGWRPVVSSSAIAFSKESPVPEALSIGEIQQIIQAFVQATQRSLQAGFKVIEIHAAHGYLLHQFLSPLANQRQDEYGGSFENRTRLLLEVVTAVRQVWPETYPLFVRISATDWIDKGWNIEQSVNLSEKLKTLGVDLIDCSSGGIIPGINIPVKPGYQTQFAERIRREAKIPTGAVGLITSPEQAEQIIQTEVADLVLLGRELLRNPYWPHLAAKKLGHEKLWPVQYDRAWV, encoded by the coding sequence ATGGCACATTTGTTTGAGGCATTTAGGATTCGTGAAATCACCTTGCGTAACCGTATTGTCGTTTCACCCATGTGTCAATACTCTAGTACAAATGGATATGCTAACAACTGGCACTTAGTACATTTAGCTTCTCGCGCCGTTGGCGGTGCTGGTTTAGTGTTCACAGAAGCGGCGGCTATAGAAGCGCGTGGGCGAATTAGTCCGCAAGATTTGGGTATATGGTCAGACGAACACATAGAAGGTTTAGTCAAAATTGTTGAATTAATTCATAACTTTGGTGCAGTTGCAGGGATACAACTCGCCCATGCAGGGAGAAAAGCCAGCACCGCCAAACCCAGTCGCGGCGGAAAAGCCTTAGATGAATCGCAAGAAGGTTGGCGACCTGTAGTTTCGAGTAGTGCGATCGCTTTTAGTAAAGAAAGTCCAGTACCAGAAGCCTTGAGTATTGGCGAAATTCAACAAATTATTCAGGCTTTTGTTCAAGCAACTCAACGTTCACTACAAGCTGGCTTCAAAGTTATCGAAATTCATGCAGCCCACGGCTACCTACTCCATCAATTTCTCTCACCCTTAGCTAATCAGCGTCAAGATGAATATGGTGGAAGTTTTGAAAATCGGACTCGTTTGTTATTAGAAGTTGTGACAGCTGTGCGCCAAGTTTGGCCGGAAACATATCCCTTATTTGTGCGTATCTCCGCCACCGATTGGATAGACAAAGGTTGGAACATTGAACAAAGTGTGAACTTGAGCGAAAAACTCAAAACTTTAGGTGTAGACTTAATTGACTGTTCCTCTGGGGGGATTATTCCTGGCATTAACATTCCCGTCAAACCTGGTTATCAAACTCAATTTGCTGAACGTATCCGTCGGGAAGCCAAAATCCCTACAGGTGCAGTCGGCTTAATTACCTCTCCCGAACAAGCTGAACAAATTATTCAAACAGAAGTAGCAGACTTAGTTTTATTAGGGCGCGAATTACTCCGCAATCCTTACTGGCCACATCTAGCAGCTAAAAAACTAGGACACGAAAAACTCTGGCCAGTACAATACGATCGCGCCTGGGTGTAG
- a CDS encoding prevent-host-death protein, with protein sequence MQKITVDEIQQNPLKYLNQVEAGESFIIIQADKEIAELKPIQSINKPLRPFGLCAGEFTVPDDFDAPLPEDILNAFEGG encoded by the coding sequence ATGCAGAAAATTACAGTTGATGAAATCCAACAAAATCCATTAAAATATCTCAACCAAGTTGAGGCAGGTGAAAGTTTTATTATTATTCAAGCAGATAAAGAAATTGCTGAATTAAAACCAATTCAAAGTATTAACAAGCCGCTAAGACCATTTGGCTTATGTGCAGGAGAGTTTACTGTACCTGATGATTTTGATGCACCTTTACCAGAAGATATATTAAACGCATTTGAGGGCGGATGA
- a CDS encoding beta-lactamase domain-containing protein, which yields MRDNLSASSRFDTEETNVELNCFPYSVQHNDEGVCLLVKMGPHRILLDCGMDNIASLHKGLTKSARRGSSPLPADVVLISHAHPDHARGVLALHKAFPLLPIYASEVTTKLLPLNWPEQNPTEIPQLCHALPLRSPIELQEGLVVELFPAGHLPGAVAILLTYTTEQRSYKVLYTGDFFLSNSRLVEGLRLEELRGLDVNVLIIEGTYGTSRHPHRRNQENQLAERINRAIAEYQSVILPTPALGLGQELLMLLRSHHHFTGRDLDIWVDGTVAKGCDAYLELLAYLPPSVQNFARHQPLFWDERVRPRVRRLQPERRTVVGQSPCIVLTDSTADLGEYCQPNTGPWLILVPEKIDIKINKQYLAPTTVESYLLAQHSDGPGTTQLIHNLRPQHVLFVHGSAAYLADLTSLEELQNRYHIHSPSADTLVEMPIGDTFVQPAAPETNYEGELTELATVITISLPEAITEDPRWREFADTGLIEARWQGEEIVLRGLSQRELLNQNSDRYTLSDVDCCGTCRHQRGQRCWNPVSPLYNFKVTLEGYCPAFERISTTES from the coding sequence ATGAGGGATAATCTGTCGGCATCCTCTCGCTTTGATACTGAGGAAACAAATGTTGAATTAAACTGTTTTCCTTACAGTGTCCAGCATAATGATGAGGGTGTATGTTTACTGGTCAAAATGGGGCCGCATCGCATTCTGCTAGATTGTGGAATGGATAATATTGCTTCCTTACACAAGGGGCTAACTAAGTCGGCGCGTCGAGGTAGTTCACCCTTACCAGCAGATGTGGTATTGATCAGTCACGCTCACCCAGATCATGCCAGGGGTGTGTTGGCATTACACAAAGCTTTCCCACTATTACCTATTTATGCCAGCGAAGTAACTACCAAGTTACTGCCATTGAATTGGCCAGAGCAGAACCCCACAGAAATTCCCCAATTGTGTCATGCTCTACCATTGCGATCGCCTATAGAATTGCAAGAAGGTTTAGTAGTAGAGTTATTTCCCGCCGGACACTTACCAGGGGCGGTAGCAATTTTACTCACCTATACAACCGAGCAGCGCTCTTACAAAGTACTATATACAGGCGACTTTTTCTTATCAAATTCCCGGCTAGTAGAAGGTTTGCGCTTAGAAGAATTGCGGGGACTAGATGTAAATGTGCTGATAATCGAAGGTACTTATGGCACATCCCGTCATCCCCACCGCCGTAACCAAGAAAATCAACTAGCAGAACGAATTAATCGGGCGATCGCAGAGTATCAGTCTGTCATCCTCCCTACACCAGCATTAGGTTTGGGACAAGAACTACTAATGCTACTGCGGAGTCATCATCACTTCACCGGGCGGGATTTAGATATTTGGGTGGATGGTACCGTAGCTAAAGGTTGTGATGCTTATCTAGAATTACTCGCCTATCTTCCCCCATCCGTGCAGAACTTTGCCCGCCATCAACCCTTGTTTTGGGATGAACGGGTACGTCCTAGAGTCCGACGCTTGCAACCAGAACGGCGTACTGTAGTTGGACAGTCACCCTGTATTGTTCTCACAGACTCAACCGCTGATTTAGGTGAATATTGCCAACCCAATACAGGCCCTTGGCTGATTCTTGTACCTGAAAAAATTGATATAAAAATTAATAAACAATATTTAGCCCCCACCACAGTAGAAAGCTACCTTCTTGCCCAACATAGTGACGGCCCTGGGACAACGCAATTAATTCACAATTTGCGTCCCCAGCACGTCTTATTTGTCCACGGTTCGGCTGCTTACCTAGCTGATCTCACTAGTTTAGAAGAATTACAAAACCGTTATCATATCCATTCGCCATCAGCTGACACCTTAGTCGAAATGCCGATTGGGGATACATTTGTCCAGCCAGCTGCACCAGAAACTAACTACGAAGGTGAACTGACAGAATTAGCCACAGTCATCACCATTAGCTTACCAGAAGCAATTACAGAAGACCCGCGTTGGCGGGAGTTTGCCGATACTGGCTTAATTGAAGCGCGTTGGCAAGGAGAAGAAATTGTCTTGCGGGGGTTGTCGCAAAGAGAATTACTCAATCAAAATAGCGATCGCTATACTTTATCTGATGTTGACTGCTGTGGAACTTGCCGACACCAACGAGGACAGCGCTGTTGGAACCCTGTTTCGCCTTTATATAACTTTAAAGTCACACTGGAAGGTTATTGTCCAGCTTTTGAACGCATATCAACAACTGAGTCCTGA
- a CDS encoding cobyrinic acid a,c-diamide synthase: MFKLSKILALFPVENKMIITVAAFKGGVGKSTTALHLATYLQNKADTLLVDGDLNRSALDWSNRGCLPFKVADEAQAVSLAKLYEHIVIDTPARPDADELKTLAKGCDLLVIPTTPDAIALAATIQMVDSLQKLKIKYRILLTIIPPYPNKAGEEARTTLLNANLPVFQSGIRRLAVFQRAALEGVPVNAVKDSYAQIAWRCYAEAGKEILK, encoded by the coding sequence ATGTTTAAATTGAGTAAAATCTTGGCGTTATTTCCTGTTGAAAATAAAATGATCATCACCGTAGCCGCATTTAAAGGAGGGGTAGGTAAATCAACGACAGCGTTGCATTTAGCTACATACTTGCAGAACAAAGCTGACACACTATTGGTAGATGGAGATTTAAACCGTAGTGCTTTAGATTGGTCGAATAGAGGCTGTTTACCGTTTAAAGTTGCAGATGAAGCGCAAGCAGTGAGTTTAGCTAAACTCTATGAACATATCGTCATTGATACCCCAGCTAGACCGGATGCAGATGAGTTAAAAACTCTAGCGAAAGGTTGTGATTTATTAGTTATACCAACTACACCAGATGCGATCGCTTTAGCTGCAACAATCCAAATGGTAGATTCACTGCAAAAACTCAAAATCAAGTATCGAATTTTACTAACTATCATTCCCCCTTATCCTAACAAGGCGGGTGAAGAAGCAAGAACCACTTTGTTAAATGCAAATTTACCTGTATTCCAATCAGGAATTCGCCGTCTAGCTGTATTTCAACGTGCGGCTTTAGAAGGAGTTCCGGTAAATGCTGTTAAAGATTCTTACGCCCAAATTGCTTGGCGGTGTTACGCTGAAGCGGGAAAAGAAATATTGAAATAA
- a CDS encoding helix-turn-helix protein, CopG, translating into MNNKKKTSRFDDLIDAARSRQLRDQLPTVDEKPTSRTKSTDPDYIRTTIYLPKQLHRQLKSAAVSQERQMSDIVTELIEQWLLTQSD; encoded by the coding sequence ATGAATAACAAGAAAAAAACTAGCCGTTTTGATGATTTAATTGATGCTGCGCGTAGTCGTCAACTCAGAGATCAACTTCCAACTGTTGACGAAAAACCCACTTCTCGCACTAAAAGTACTGACCCAGATTATATCCGTACAACTATTTATTTGCCTAAACAATTGCATCGGCAACTCAAGTCCGCGGCCGTTTCTCAAGAACGACAAATGAGCGATATTGTGACGGAATTAATTGAACAATGGCTGTTAACTCAATCTGATTAG